The genomic segment TGCTTCTTGAAAAAACGGGTAAAGTAGCCTGCCGTACCGAAGCCGATGCGGAGGGCGATCTCGTGAATCTTCCATTTGGGGATGGCCAACAATTCCTTGGCGGTCGCGACTCGCGTATCGGCGATCACGTCGGATAGGTTGCGGCCGGTATTTTGCTTGTACAGCGCCGACAGGTAGGAGGAATTCAGATAGACGAGATCGGCTAAGGTGTTCAGGGACAAATCGCCGTCCAGATGGTCTCGGATATGCTGGTTCAGCTTGTGGATGACCCCGTTGGTACGTTCCACGAGCATGCTGTTTCTGCGGGAGAACAGCGTATCCGCCACTTCGAGAAGATATTTTAAGGCAGCGTCTTTGGACGGATGGCTGCCCAGATCCATCAGACGGTCGACCATGTTGTCTTCCGGGGCAATGCCGTTCGATGCTTTGTTCATTTGGCCAAGCAGAAGCACGGCGATCGAATAATACGTCTGCGCATACAGCCGGAAGCGATTCGGAAGCTTGGCAAACGCGAACTCCAATCTCTCGGCGAACGCCTCCGGCTGGCCGGACTCCAAGGCAAGCTCGAGGTCCAGCAGCCGCTGCGGAGAGAGCTCGACTGCCATATTCTGAGGCTTGTCCGGCTCGCATTGCGTAATCAGCATCTCCTCTCCGTTGCCCAGTCCCAGTACCATCGTTTTTTTGACGATTTGAAAATCCCTCGGAACGTCCTCCCAGGCGCTCGGTCTTCCTGTCGTTACAAGCGAAATGGGCAGATGCAGCAGGCGCTTGGTCGTCGACTGGATGCTGTCCAGCATGCCGGCTACGAATGTCAGCGTATCCGTCCATTGCTCTTCAAGACTCGTGACCGCCGTCTCTTCCATGATGCGGTGCGGCTGAATCAACCAAATGAATTGCGAATCGTACAACAAGACGGACATGAATGCGGTCGGGCGCAAATATTCCTCCGCTATATTTTGAATCGCGTTGATGAATAAGGTTTTATTCGAAGGACTCGTATTTTCTTTCCATCGATCGACTCTGCCATGCACGAGCAGTACCGAAGCTTCCGCCGAGAGCGGGATTTCAAGCTCTTGAAATCTGGTTTTCCTTCCCGACAGGGAATAACCGCCGATGTCCGTCAAGCTGTTAAACCAATCCCTTCTCAGCAGCGTAAGCTCCTGTTTGACTTGTTCTTTCGCCCGCAGCACGAATTGCTCATTGCTCGCTTCCTCCTCCAGCTCCTTAATCGCTTTGCGTATCGAAGAGAGAATGGATTCGTCTCCTTCCGTTTTCAGGATATAATCGACGCCGCCCCCCCTGATCGCGCGCTGAATCGAGGAGATATCTCCGATTCCCGTCAAGAAGATCACCTTGCACTTGGGCCAACGAGCGCGAATCCATTGCTGAAGCTCTATGCCGTCCATTTCGGGCATCCGAATATCGCTGAGCACGATATCCATTTTCGCGCGGGTAAGTCTCTGTATCGCCTCTTCGGCGGAATAAGTCCTGTAGACGTCCAGATCCAAATCCGGAACCTCCGACAGCATTTCGTATAAACCGTCTACCGTGTATGGCTCGTCGTCCACGATAAGCAATTTGATCATTGATCTCTCTCCCCGATCGGAATGATGATTTCCACCTTCAAGCCGCCGCGAGCCCCTTCGCTCAGGCGCAGTCCCGCTGCTTCGCCGAATTTGATCTTAAGCCTGCGATGGACGTTAATCATGCCCGTGCTCTCGGCGAATCCGTCGTTCGCGCGCAGCACTTGCTTTAATCGCTCCAGCTTCTCCGCGGTGAACTCATGCCCGTTATCCTCGATGGCAATAATGAGCTCGTCTGGACGAAGGCTGAATTCGACGTTCATCCAACCGTTTTTCGACTTCAGCTCCAAGGAATGTTTGTAGGCATTCTCGATGATCGGCTGCATGATCAGCCTGGGTACCTGGATTGCCGCCGCGCCTATCGGCAAGTCACCGAAATGAGCCTCTACGCGATTGGCAAACCGGATGGATTGGATCTCCATATACGTTCGGGCATGATGCGCTTCCATCTCGAGCGGCACTTCATCCGTTCCATCCCGCGTAATAAATTGAAAATATTCTCCCAGATGCTTGGTCAGCCGCATGAGGTTCTCATTGTCCTCCAGCTGCGCCATCCGATATAAAATAAAGTAGGTGTTATATAAAAAATGCGGATTGATCTGCGACTGCAGATGACGCAGCTCGGACAGTCTGGCCCTGTATTGCTGCTCGTACACCTCATGCACCAGCACGTTCAACTTCCTGGCCATGCTGTTGAATTCCTCGTACAGGTAGCCGAACTCATCCTTCAGCGGATAGGTGACGGTATGATTGAACTGGCCTTGCTCGATCCGCCGAAAAGACTGGAGCAGCGAGATGAGCGGCTTGTGAATGATTCTGTAAATGCTATAAGAGAAAGCGATTACAATTACGATCGAAGCCAAGGATAAAATGATCAGCCATACCCGGTGGGAGGCGAGCTGCTGGTTCACGTCTTTGGTAGGGACATACATAAGCAAGCTCATGCCTAAATGCTCCGAGTCTTTGCGCGTGATCAGGTAGGATTGTCCATCAACGTCAACCTTGCGCGTCGCATTGCTGTCCGTACTCTCCATCAGCTCCGGCTGGTCCATGATGATTTCGCTTTCGGCGTTGAGGGTCGTTTTCGCGATGATTCGATTCGTCGCTTTCTCGACGAGAACCGCCCCCCCGCCCTCGTTCGTGTAGCTGTCGAGCGTCGACACAAGCTCGGGAATCGATATTTCTACGGCCGCGACGAATATAGGGTCTTTGCCTCTGCTTGAAGGAGGATAAACGAGCGTGACGAATATTCGGTCCTTCCAAAATAGAAAGGGAGATTCCTTGGTCTTCAACGGACCGCTCATCGCCTTGAACTGGTTCGCGTCGAAGTCCTTAATGCCTTCCATGTTAGAGGTGATGGTCCGGTCGATCAAAGGGATGAACACGGACGCTTCCTCTACGAACTTGCTCGAACGGTTAAGAATGTCGAGATGATTTTTCAACCGCAAATTCGCTTGCGTCTTTTCCACGTCGGACATGATCTCGGCGGTAATGCTGAGCTTCATTAAATCTTCGTCATTGATATAATCCTGCAAGGTTAGGAGAATGCCTCCAAAGTCATTATCCAGAAGCTCCATGTACAGATTGACGCGGGAGGATAAAGAATGGGTAATTTCTTTATTTACATTTTTGAGCCCCGACATATTAATCTGAAGACCGATGATGTACAAGGGACTGAGGACCACCAGAAAGGTCAAAACCAGTTTGGGAAAAACGCGAATAGCGGCGACTTTATCGACCATTCTCATTCATTTACTTGCCTCCACGGTTAATTATTGTTTTCTATATTATACTTTCAGACCCCTGGCGCCGATAGATTGTTAAAATCCCTGATCCATAATGCTGAAATAGGACTGATGAAATTCATCAGCCCTGCCTGAACTCTATTCGTTTAAACAGCGTGCAACTTGGCTAATAGCACTGCATATTTCGGAAGATAAACGCTCAGCTTCCGATCGCCCGACTGCAGATCGTGATATTCCGGCGAGTCGAATCGGCGTTCACGGTCCAGCACGGCCCATTCGCAATGCGTAAATCGCTGGTTCGCGGCAGGCGTCCACGCCAGCTCGTATTCCCGGCTCTCCCCGCGGAAGTTGCTTACCCATATGGCGGAATCGCCGTTTTTGCCCGACACGCCAAGCGCATAAACCCCTTGCAACCCATCCTTGATATTCGCTTCGATCCGATAATCATATTGGCAAAGCTCGTTGAACTTCGCGAACACATCATACATTTTCTGAGGGTTGCCGTACATATCGAACAGTCCGCAGAACATGCTGTGAGGCTGCGCATCGTAGTAATTGGCTTGATGGACGGGGCAATCCTGAAGCAGCGCAAACAATGCTGCCGAGAACGCTGCGCCCTCCTCGTTTTTCTGGCGCTCGAACACGCGTTTTCGATGCGCCGCTCCCTCCGGCCTCCAAAGCAGCTTTGCCGCTTCCTCGCTGTCGAAATGGAGATAGCCCCATTCATTCAAATGGCATTCCATATCCATATAGCCGGCTTCCTCGAGCCATTGCCGGACAAGCCGGGCGTTAGCCGCAACCTTCTCGGGATCGTCGGCGTACGTATGCCAAGTAAAAAAGTCCAAGGGAACAGCGTGCTGCCGGCAATAGGCGATAAATCCGCGCGTAAAAGGATGGTTGACCATCGTGGCGGCCTGTCCGCCTACCTTCAACGACGGATCATGCTGCTTGATGGCAGTAGAAGCGACGCGGTACAATTCATAATACTGCTCGTCGGTGCCCGACCACATGACTTGTCCGTCCGGATTGTCCGGTTCGTTCCAGATTTCCCAGTAACGGATATCGTGATGGAACCCGTCGGCCCATCCCTCGTTATAATGCCGGATGATGCCGATGCAAATACGGGCCCACTTCGCATAGTCCGCGGGTGGGTGAACGTAATATTTTTTGGACGTATGTTCGATGCTTTCGCCAAGCCTGTAGACGATTTTGGCTCCCGTAGCTACGATTGATGCCAGATATTGATCCGTTTTAGAGAAATGATAGCTGGCGGGATCCTCCGGATCTTTGCCGAAGTCGGGAAAGATCGTATGGATATCCACCTCGCCGGGATTCGGCCAATTTGTGTCATGAAGCCTCGCCAAAGGAATGCCCGCCTCTCGGTAAGCGGGAGTGACGTCAACCAGGGAACCTGCCGTGACGGGGCCGTTATTGACGCCATGCAGCTTTTTAAGCGGCGCCGACTTGCGGGTAAAGTCCAATCGAATATCAGGCATTCGCTTTCCCCCTCTAATGCATGATCCAGCCGCCGTCTACGTTTAAGGTCTGGCCGGTCAAAAAATCGCTGTCCGAAGCGGCTAAAAATACGAAGACGCCTTCCAGATCGCCGGCCGTCTCGCGTCTTTGGAAGCTTTGCAGCTCCGCCATTTCCCGTTCGAGCCGAGCCGGATCGTATTGGTGCATGTCCTCGCCTTCCGTCTCCGTGAGCACGGCGCCGGGCGTGACGCAATTCACCGCAATGCCGTGTTCCCCCACCTCTCTGGCGAGCGCGCGCGTAAATCCGACAACCGCTCCTTTAGAAGCGACATAGTGCAATAAATTCCGCTGCCCCGTAAAAAAGGTAACCGACGACACGTTGATGATTTTCCCGTACCCCTGCGTCTTCATGTGGGGGAATACCGCCTTGGCGCAATAAAATTGCGACTTCACGTTCGTATTCATGACGCGGTCCCATTCATCGCCCGTTATCTCGTGCCAATGGCATCGCGGATCGATACCCGCGTTGTTAACGAGTACGTGGACCGTCCCATACCGCCTCACGGTCTCATCGACCGCTGCCCGGACTTCGGCCTCGACCGACACGTCCGCCTGGATCGCAAAAGCGTCGCCGCCGTCGTCCCGAATCGAAGCGGCAACCTGCTCCGCCAACTCCGGCAAAAGATCTACGACGACAACGCTCGCTCCTTCCCTGGCGTACCGCCTCGCCACGGCGGCGCCGATCGATCTCGCGGCTCCGGTTACGATCGCGACTTGGCCCCGTAATCTCATAGCCGAGACTCCCCCCGCCACTCAAATTCATCCTCGAAAGGGTAGAACGGCCGCGGAAGCCGCCGATAAATCAAAGATCGGATGTTTGCGGGACTGCTGCCCGGCGTATCGAGAATAAAAATATGCG from the Cohnella hashimotonis genome contains:
- a CDS encoding response regulator transcription factor, producing MIKLLIVDDEPYTVDGLYEMLSEVPDLDLDVYRTYSAEEAIQRLTRAKMDIVLSDIRMPEMDGIELQQWIRARWPKCKVIFLTGIGDISSIQRAIRGGGVDYILKTEGDESILSSIRKAIKELEEEASNEQFVLRAKEQVKQELTLLRRDWFNSLTDIGGYSLSGRKTRFQELEIPLSAEASVLLVHGRVDRWKENTSPSNKTLFINAIQNIAEEYLRPTAFMSVLLYDSQFIWLIQPHRIMEETAVTSLEEQWTDTLTFVAGMLDSIQSTTKRLLHLPISLVTTGRPSAWEDVPRDFQIVKKTMVLGLGNGEEMLITQCEPDKPQNMAVELSPQRLLDLELALESGQPEAFAERLEFAFAKLPNRFRLYAQTYYSIAVLLLGQMNKASNGIAPEDNMVDRLMDLGSHPSKDAALKYLLEVADTLFSRRNSMLVERTNGVIHKLNQHIRDHLDGDLSLNTLADLVYLNSSYLSALYKQNTGRNLSDVIADTRVATAKELLAIPKWKIHEIALRIGFGTAGYFTRFFKKHTGVTPSEYRAELEA
- a CDS encoding sensor histidine kinase → MRMVDKVAAIRVFPKLVLTFLVVLSPLYIIGLQINMSGLKNVNKEITHSLSSRVNLYMELLDNDFGGILLTLQDYINDEDLMKLSITAEIMSDVEKTQANLRLKNHLDILNRSSKFVEEASVFIPLIDRTITSNMEGIKDFDANQFKAMSGPLKTKESPFLFWKDRIFVTLVYPPSSRGKDPIFVAAVEISIPELVSTLDSYTNEGGGAVLVEKATNRIIAKTTLNAESEIIMDQPELMESTDSNATRKVDVDGQSYLITRKDSEHLGMSLLMYVPTKDVNQQLASHRVWLIILSLASIVIVIAFSYSIYRIIHKPLISLLQSFRRIEQGQFNHTVTYPLKDEFGYLYEEFNSMARKLNVLVHEVYEQQYRARLSELRHLQSQINPHFLYNTYFILYRMAQLEDNENLMRLTKHLGEYFQFITRDGTDEVPLEMEAHHARTYMEIQSIRFANRVEAHFGDLPIGAAAIQVPRLIMQPIIENAYKHSLELKSKNGWMNVEFSLRPDELIIAIEDNGHEFTAEKLERLKQVLRANDGFAESTGMINVHRRLKIKFGEAAGLRLSEGARGGLKVEIIIPIGERDQ
- a CDS encoding GH39 family glycosyl hydrolase, which gives rise to MPDIRLDFTRKSAPLKKLHGVNNGPVTAGSLVDVTPAYREAGIPLARLHDTNWPNPGEVDIHTIFPDFGKDPEDPASYHFSKTDQYLASIVATGAKIVYRLGESIEHTSKKYYVHPPADYAKWARICIGIIRHYNEGWADGFHHDIRYWEIWNEPDNPDGQVMWSGTDEQYYELYRVASTAIKQHDPSLKVGGQAATMVNHPFTRGFIAYCRQHAVPLDFFTWHTYADDPEKVAANARLVRQWLEEAGYMDMECHLNEWGYLHFDSEEAAKLLWRPEGAAHRKRVFERQKNEEGAAFSAALFALLQDCPVHQANYYDAQPHSMFCGLFDMYGNPQKMYDVFAKFNELCQYDYRIEANIKDGLQGVYALGVSGKNGDSAIWVSNFRGESREYELAWTPAANQRFTHCEWAVLDRERRFDSPEYHDLQSGDRKLSVYLPKYAVLLAKLHAV
- a CDS encoding SDR family NAD(P)-dependent oxidoreductase, with translation MRLRGQVAIVTGAARSIGAAVARRYAREGASVVVVDLLPELAEQVAASIRDDGGDAFAIQADVSVEAEVRAAVDETVRRYGTVHVLVNNAGIDPRCHWHEITGDEWDRVMNTNVKSQFYCAKAVFPHMKTQGYGKIINVSSVTFFTGQRNLLHYVASKGAVVGFTRALAREVGEHGIAVNCVTPGAVLTETEGEDMHQYDPARLEREMAELQSFQRRETAGDLEGVFVFLAASDSDFLTGQTLNVDGGWIMH